Proteins encoded by one window of Mercenaria mercenaria strain notata chromosome 4, MADL_Memer_1, whole genome shotgun sequence:
- the LOC123553486 gene encoding collagen alpha-1(X) chain-like: protein MLRHFMLFNFVFLSIKCEEPHCSRFHYEDQLLDKMIRLEIKVEAMEKEILNTNKQALESLRELKDVKDNFQRDYVDVKNNIQTDFKELKQNILEDINTVKEKVLTPTILFKARQPADVSLETGQIIVFNKIMTNRGGAYDNVTGIFTVPIAGTYLFTSHLCVFGKKTFYYGIVVDNIIETSGRFYEDYSETCHTADAMLVLEAGQKVWMKCVAGQTNNVLYEYNSSSYMYWNTFSGMLVHK from the exons ATGTTGCgacattttatgttatttaatttcGTATTCTTGAGTATTAAATGTGAGGAACCTCACTGCTCACGATTCCATTACGAGGATCAACTTCTTGACAAGATGATACGTCTGGAAATTAAAGTTGAGGCGATGGAGAAAGAAATATTGAACACTAACAAACAGGCATTAGAATCACTTAGGGAGCTGAAAGACGTAAAGGATAACTTCCAAAGAGATTATGTAGATGTGAAGAATAATATCCAAACTGACTTTAAAGAATTGAAACAAAATATCTTGGAGGATATCAACACTGTAAAAG AAAAAGTGTTGACACCAACAATACTGTTCAAGGCCCGTCAGCCCGCAGATGTAAGTCTGGAAACAGGCCAGATTATCGTATTCAACAAGATAATGACGAACAGAGGCGGTGCTTATGATAACGTAACCGGCATTTTCACTGTCCCTATAGCTGGAACGTATCTTTTTACGAGTCATTTGTGTGTGTTTGGCAAGAAAACATTTTACTATGGCATTGTCGTTGACAATATAATTGAAACCTCGGGTCGCTTTTATGAGGATTACTCCGAGACTTGCCATACGGCTGATGCTATGCTAGTTCTTGAAGCTGGGCAGAAAGTTTGGATGAAGTGTGTAGCAGGACAAACGAATAATGTTTTATACGAATACAACTCGTCAAGTTACATGTATTGGAACACATTTTCTGGCATGTTAGTTCACAAGTAA